In Pseudophryne corroboree isolate aPseCor3 chromosome 7, aPseCor3.hap2, whole genome shotgun sequence, a single window of DNA contains:
- the LOC134943676 gene encoding alpha/beta hydrolase domain-containing protein 17C-like, with amino-acid sequence MYGLSWRRLFSIFCCPPRLNCIIAKLAFHPPEPTYTLREIEAAPAQDLAQDEQVDPTICLPPVCNLQLSEGANWPHSQQKLDAVEMFRCTTKRGNSLACMYVRCVPGSRYTLLYSHDCAVDLGKMCRRYLALGSKIKCNIFSYDYSGYGVSSGKPSEKNAYADIEAAWLALRTRYGVQAENIILYGESIGTAPAVDLATRYKCAAVILHGALMSGVRMGYPNARRAYCWDAFTNIDKISKVTCPVLIIHGTKDAVVDFCHGLTMYERCPTAVKPLWVEGGGHTDLHKHRQYLVRLQKFISQELPNI; translated from the exons ATGTACGGCCTCTCGTGGAGGAGGCTGTTTTCGATCTTTTGCTGCCCACCTAGGCTGAACTGCATTATTGCCAAACTGGCCTTTCACCCCCCGGAGCCTACGTACACGCTACGTGAGATTGAGGCAGCCCCAGCACAGGACCTGGCGCAGGATGAGCAGGTGGACCCCACAATCTGTCTACCTCCCGTATGTAATCTGCAGCTATCAGAAGGGGCTAACTGGCCACACTCCCAGCAGAAGCTGGACGCTGTAGAGATGTTCCGCTGTACCACCAAGCGGGGGAATAGCCTGGCCTGTATGTACGTCCGCTGCGTCCCTGGGAGCCGCTACACACTCCTCTACTCTCACGACTGTGCTGTTGACCTAGGCAAGATGTGCAGACGCTACCTTGCCCTAGGCTCCAAGATCAAGTGCAATATATTCTCCTACGACTACTCCGGCTATGGGGTGAGCAGCGGAAAGCCAAGCGAGAAGAACGCATATGCAGACATCGAGGCAGCTTGGCTCGCCCTGAGGACCCG ATATGGAGTCCAGGCGGAAAATATCATCCTGTATGGAGAGAGCATTGGGACAGCACCGGCAGTTGACCTTGCCACGCGCTACAAATGTGCAGCAGTAATACTGCACGGGGCGCTCATGTCAGGTGTGCGGATGGGCTATCCTAACGCCCGGAGGGCCTACTGTTGGGATGCCTTCACCAA CATCGACAAAATCTCCAAGGTCACCTGCCCGGTACTCATCATCCATGGGACTAAAGATGCGGTTGTGGACTTCTGCCATGGGCTGACAATGTATGAGCGCTGCCCAACTGCTGTAAAGCCTCTCTGGGTGGAAGGAGGAGGGCACACGGATTTACATAAGCACAGGCAATATCTAGTGAGACTCCAGAAATTCATCTCTCAGGAGCTGCCCAATATATGA